In Canis lupus baileyi chromosome 16 unlocalized genomic scaffold, mCanLup2.hap1 SUPER_16_unloc_6, whole genome shotgun sequence, the sequence cccagagagagagagagagagagagagagagagagaggcagagacacaggcagagggagaagcaggctccatgcaccgggccttgggctaaaggcaggcgccaaaccgctgcgccacccagggatcccggtctattgttttcttttcttgtactgTCTTTGCCTACTTATGATAAGGGAAAAGCTGGCCttaaaaatgagtggggaaatattcttttctcttcaactttctggtagagtttgtgtagaattggcattatttcttccttaaatgtttggtagaatcacTCATGAAGCCCTGTGTATTTGAAGCTTTCTTTGTGAGAAAGTTGCAAATTATACACTCTATTTCTTTAATAGTGATATttaagttacatatttatttttgagtagttTACATCTTTTATGATCTGTTCATTTCACCTTGAATTGattgacaaattattttataatattcccttcttatccttttaatatctgtagggatgcctgggtggctcagtggttgagcatctccctttggctcagctcatgacctcgggattctgggattgaatcccacatgaggctccctgcagggagcctgcttctccctctgcctctgcctctgcctctctctgtgtctctcatgaataaataaaaataaaatcttaaaaaaaaaaaaagaaaagaaacaagggacATGTCAccccgttttttttttaagattttatttattcatgagagacacagagagagagaggggggagacagaggcagagacacaggcagagggagaagcagtctccatgctgggagcctgatgtgggacttgatcccgggactccaggatcaggctttgggccgatggcaggcgctaaactgctgagccacccagggatccctgaccccTCTCATTTCTGATACTGATAATTTATGTCTTCTCTTGTCTTGTCTTAATCAGTCTGCctagaggtttatcagttttatttatcttctccaAAAACtgtcttttggggcacctgcgtggctcagtggttgagcatctgtttttggctcaggtcgtgatcctggagtcctagaatcgagtcccttttcaagctccccacagggagcctgcttctccctctgcctatgtctctgcccctctctctgtatctctcatgaataaataattacaatttttaaaaataaataaataaaaactgtcttttcatttcactggcctctctatttttgttttccgTTTTCTTTATTTGTGCCTTGATCTCTATTATGCTATTTCTTCTCCTTATTCaatgattaattttcttttctttttttaatttcttaaaagtggATACTGGGGAAGCTGAACACCGCATTAGCAACATCCCATATGTTGACATGGTTTCAGTTTTAGTACGAAAtagctcttaatttctcttttgatttctttgactGGCAGGGTTActtagaagtatgttgtttagtttctaaataatttggagatttttcaaatctgttcatttctaatttaattccattgtagtcACAGAACATATGTTGAATGACTTAAATCCTTTTAAACTTATTGAGGCTTGTGTTATACCCATGAATTCTGGTATTAGATGAGCCTATGATCTATTTTGGTAACTATTATGtatctacttgaaaaaaatgagtacTCTGATTTTGGGTGGAGCATTCTATAATGTCAGTTAGGTCAAGTATGTAGATAGTGTTATTCAAGTCTGctatatctttactgattttctatatatttttctgtcaattatttagaaagcaatattgaaatttccaactataattgtgtatttatttgtctctctttgccattctccttcatatattttgaagttctgttatcAGATGCATAAATTTTTAGGTTATGTCTTTTTTATTAGTTGATATTCCTATAATGATGGAATAACCTCCTTTATCCttggtaatatttttttactttgaaatgcacTTTGTCTTACAGTAATGTAGCCACCCAAGGTTTCTTTTGATTACTGTTAGCATAGCACaattttttctatacttttaacCTACTTGTATATTTCTATTGCAGATgattcttatagacagcatatagttggcttttgcttttttatattttaattagggTGATTATACCATTACACCTAATGTAATTATTAACATGACTACATTTAAAGCTACTAAACTCTCTATGTgtcccatctgttctttgttttgctattttttttctttttcttcctacttttggATGACTGAGtacacttttaaattaaattaaattaaattaaattaaattaaattaaattaaattttatttgttggcTAGTTAATTACAACTCAGGTTTTGTTAGTTTAGCAGTAGTTTAATGGCTTGTAGTGTTCATCTTTAACTTTTCACAGTCTATCTTcaaataatatatgatttcatGATTGGCATAAGAACCTTACAATATATAGTGTACTTCATTTCTCCCTTACTGGCCTTTGTGCTAATGTCTTCATACATTTTGCTTTACTTCTAAACAGcacactatattatttttttgtttaaacaataAGTTAACTCCTTTAGGAAGTATAGTTGATGtatattaaattagtttcagatgtacaacatagtgattgaagaattaataccacaataagtgtattacggtattattaactatattccctacattgtacttttcatctggagacttactttataactagaagtttgtacttcttacgTCTTTTCACTCATTTTGACCATATCCCCGCCCTCTACTTTaataaccaccagtttgttctccatattcatgaatctgtttctctcttctttttgttgtcagttttcatttgtttaagattctacatataagtgaaatcatattgtattcagatatttaaatagtaagaaaaaCCTTATGTATTTACCTTTGGAGTTACCAGTTCTaatgttcttcttccttttgtgtgGATCCACATTTCTATCgcaatcattttccttctgcttgaaaaTACTTTCTTTAGCTTTTCTACAGTGTAAATCTACTAATGATGacttctttcagcttttgtaggtctcagtcttttgttttgcttttatttttgaaagatctggatatagaattctagtttgATAGTTGTTGGTCCCCTCTCCGCTTCACTGCTTTAAAGATGTTGCTCTACTGAGTTCCATTAATTCCAACAAGAAATATGTTACCATTGTTATCTCTATTTCCCTATATGTTGTGTGGAGGTTTTtcctttggcttatttttaacattttctctttattgatggCTTGagaagtttgattatgatgtgctttGGCATAGTTTTGTCCATATTTCTTGTGTTTAGAGTTCATTGACCTTCTTGGATTTGTGGGTTTATTAGGGTTACCTGTTTGGACAATTTGGgggctattatttttcaaattatatttcttctcccttgtaGACtctatgtatgcatatattaggCCACTTGAAGTTGTTGTATAACTCACTAAGTAGAGACATGGGTTTCTtagtctgggattttttttttttaagattttatttatttgacagagagtgagagcacaagcagggggagcagaggagagggagaagtaggctctctgctgaggagCAAaactgatgtggagctcgatcttgggacccggggatcatgacctgagccgaaggcagacatttaactgattgagccaccctggtgcctcatCAGTCTGGTTTTCTTTAACATAAGAAATATTGTTAtaacttttttataaagattttataatttatttaagagaaagaagagagcacacgtgggtggggcagaggaatctcaagcagacttacAGTGATCtaggagcccagtgaggggcttgatcttatgagcctgagatcatgacctgagttgaaaccaaaagtcagatgcttaaccaacagtggcacccaggcaccccagttataGTAACTTTTTAAACATCCTTGTCTGCTAGTTGTAACACCTGTGTAGATTTTGGGTTAGTTTTGATTGATTGCTTTCTATCCTTGATGTGGGCCATATTTTAGACTTACTCAGACTCTTCTTAGAAGTCTACCCTCTTCCTGTATGCTCTTAACCCAAAGTGAGACTTTTGGGTCAGAAGGAGATACTTCTGAACTGAACTACTGATCAATGTCACCCAGTTCTTATCTCTGTCTTATTCTAGGTATATCATACCCCCTACCATCCTTACCTATTGGTTGAGCACCTCTGtccttctctttatttataatattcatgaGCAACAATTGGCCAACTGGTCCCTACTCAACCCTACCCAACCATCATATGCCACAAGAATTCCTTTATGCAGAGCCCTGTGAAGACCTTGGCCTGAATCTTCTACTCAAGTAACCCCTTTACCACTAATATAATGCTCTGTGTTTCCATTTATAGGATATTACCTAGCCGTATGTCCTGTTGTCTCTGCCAACTCAAAAATAATATTGAGGTTGTTTGCAAGACAGTCAAGCTGCATTGTGACGGTGAATGTTTGACAAATGCCACACGTTGTGGTGAGTTTGAATTGCCtcgtcatatatatataatatttgtatttaaagattttatttatgagagagagagagagagagagagagaggcagagggagaagcaggatccatatagggagcctgatgtgggacttgatcccaggactccaggatcacgccctaggctgaaggcaggtgctaaaccgctgagccaaccaggaatcacctcatgatatattttaaattttatttatgttttaatttttatttttaatcaacaaTGATCAATTTTTAACTAATGATGtcactgcattatttttattcacttacaGTTCAAacccctaaatttcttttttttttcaaagatttatttgagagagagagagatgtgagtcgaaggaggggcagagggagagaatctcaaacagattccccactgagtgtggagcccattgcagggctcaatcccatgaccttgaaatcatgacctgagctgaaaccaagagttgtatgcttaacccactgagccacacaggcacccttaaAATCCCTAAATTTATAAGAACTATTCCTTTGTTATAAGTCAGATTCTCAGttacattattaaattaattactcccaaatgaaaacatatgcatcATAATTTGTAAACTAATTTCATATGTATCAGAACTCAGGTCCCCCTTGTCTTATATGACAGGTggagatatatttttgtttattgtttgtttttacaagttATCAAGAGTAAAAGTGATGCTGATTTATAGATAAAGTTTATTCAGAGCCTGAGAGTTCCTGTTCCCTAACCAGAAGCTGCTGCCTTCTTATGGATACAGAGCACTCTTCTATTCTTGGACTGTCCAACTCTGAACTTTTTCTGAATCCTCAGCTTTTCTATCCAAAAACACTCAgatacttttaagtatttttctgtaTACTATGTTTTATTGGCACTAACTTCATGACTTCCAAAATGTGCTTCTGCACCCAGATAGCTTGAATATGGTTCCCTATCAATGATCTAGGGTACATCATAAATAACACTTTGCTACCTCTGTAAATACAATGttgcttatttttcaaaacaattttttactaATTACTCCCTTATCTCTTAGAGGTGGGCAGAATAGGCATGTTTAGCCtccttttacaggtgaggaaaaatTAGATCAGAGGTGTTAAGTACTGTTGCCTAGCACTCAAGTGTCCCGTTTAGGGCTCTCTACAAGCCCGTTGCTCCTCCTTTCTTGTGACCTTTATTACCTCCTCCTCTGACTCTCATCAACACCGCTGAAAATACTTCTAATTCTTCTGGAAATGAAACTCGGTTGGATGATACTGTGCATGTACACAAGCCATATGCTGACTTTCATGTAGTGGGAAGCTCTGGATGGTACCCTAATAACTAAAgctagaaatattagaaatgaaagtgaagtatatttcttcacattctgacaaaaaatttctttatcccttctgcattttaaaacctcaagtattattccattgatttatcgAACATTCCACATTGGCATATCTCTCATACCTGGAAAATCTCTTAGCCTACACTCGTTCCCTGCCCAATTTAAGCAAAGAGCCAGGGTGGACTTAGTGCTTTTTTTCTGTCTAGAGCTTATGTTTTGTGTGAGCTGCAATATATGGGAGCAGGGACCAAGCATAGTAATTGATGGGTAGATGGAGAGggcatgtccagatgaggccctacTAGCAGTGGGTGTTTTCATGGGCATCTGTGGTAGTAGCAAGAAAACAAGCACACTGAAGAGATAGAAGGAGGAAACCCCCTGCTCCCACTGCATCTGAAGCAGTACAGGACAGGGTATATGAATACCAGGAGTCACAGTAGATTTGCAGACAGTTTAGCTGAGTGTCTTCCAGACTTGGCTTTTCTTAAGTACTAGATAATTGGCCCTTGGAGACCAAGGATTATGGAATAATCCTAAATGTAGTCATTCACGTTGTGAAAGGTTCTGAAgaaatagccatttaaaaaaatacccttttctccttttgttgttGCCAATATAGGTTCAAGTTTGAGTTTGTGTCCTTGATAATGGTACTCAGATATTTGctggttcttaatttttatgactGGGATGTATGACTGCGGACTGACAAAAACTGTGCTATCAGCCTTTCATTATCAAAACtagtctcttctttttctgacagATGAAAAAGCAACTATAATGAATGTAGAAGGATCATTCATGAAGGTATTAAAAGCCCGGAAGAAGAGTACCAGTACTGAGCTGACAATTGAGCCAGAGAAGGCATCCTCAGACAAAAATGGCATCGGTCTGTCAGCCTTTATGAATGAGCAGTTAGACTTTAATGATGAAAGTGATGTTATCAGTGCGCTGAATTACATATTACCTTATTTCTCAGAGGGAAATGTAGAAGATGTAGAATCAACATTACTACCATTCATTAAAACTCTGTTTTCAAATGTTCAAGATGGAGACAAGCCTGTGGGTTACttgaaaaacaacacaaagagCCCTTCTCTTGAACCTGGACCCAACAATTcaacttacaaaaataaactgaggaaACTCTCTTTCCTGGAAAATTTGTTAGAtgcagaaattcaagaaaaaattgatgaggtaaaaaagaaagaaaaaactgccatGCTTATACCTCCCGGGATTTTAGGTCCCAAATTTAAGAAATTGGAAACTGCCCAAGGACAGGAAAAGACCCTTCCCAAGTCTAAGAATTTACGGAAGAGGTGGTTTAGAAAAAACAGTGTTCTCAAGGGCCCCAAGGACCTACAGAAAAGGCACTACAAGGAAGTGGACGTTCAGAGCACCCAAGGGAAACAGAGTGCCCAGTCATTTGTGAAGAACATGGCCAAAGAAAGAAGGCTCAGTGGACCATCCCCAAGGGAGCTGGAGGAGCTTCACATGGCCCAGAGGCCCAGGAAATTAGTGGGAAACTCCGTCCACACAGAGTCTTCATTCATAAAGGAGCACAAGGCAGCAGCCTCTTCTTTCCCGAAGCAAAACATAATGGGCAAGCCTTCTGCCTCCACTGCTCCAAAATCCCTACCTAAGGTGAAAACCAAATCAGAAGACTCAACCTACCCCATTGTTGTTTTAGAAGATGCGAATGCTAGAGTTAGGGAAATGGAGGCTTCCAGACCAGTCTCGcattctggaaaaaagtatattttccataaaattcgCTCACGTATAGTCCAAAGAACACCCAagaccaaaaaaagtaaaaagttcagaaagaaaaactcactCTCGAATAGATTGATGCCTGCACAGAGGCCTCCATTGCCTGCCGTCAGGAGCCTCATCGATTCCCCTTCACAGGAGGCTATTTCATCTTCAGAAAAACGAATTCAGGAAAATCCTTTTCCAGAATTATTTACTCTTTCAGAACCTTCTAAAGAAAACACTACTGTAGAAAACACTACTGCACAGAATGCttctgaagaaattatttctcCAGGAAGCACTACTGTATCAGAACAAACTCCCCCTGAATTCACAAACCGTAGGAATCTTTCCAATACATATTCTACTACCACCAGAGACAACTTTGTGCCGACTGTTAAACAAACCAATGAAACACAATGGGAATACCACAACTTGGTCACTGACTTGCCCCCAAAGCCCACAGGCTTCAGTGTTGCAAAGCTCTCATCCGCAGGTGATCTATTTGAAATTCAGCTAAACCAGCAGCTACGGTCCCTCATCCCGAATAATGACGTGAGAAGGCTCATTTCTCATGTTATCCGGACTTTGAAAATGGACTGCTCTGAGACCAATGTGCAACTGGCCTGTGCCAAGCTTATCTCCAGAACAGGCCTCCTGATGAAGCTTCTCAGCGAGCAGCAGGAAGTAAAGGTGTCCAAGGCAGAGTGGGATACAGACCAATGGAAGACTGAGAACTATATCAATGAGAGCACAGAAGCCCAGAGTGAACAGAAAGAGCAGAAGTCAAGTGAGGTGAGGATAACTCCTGAAAGATGGGGTCTGAACTTTTAGTCAGTTTAGGACATGCAATTAAAGCACCCATGCACAAGGACCAGGGCCTCCCAGTCTGGGTCTTGTCTTAGCCATTAATGTTGGCTGAGACAGTGATCTGCCACTTTGCTCATTTAGAGAATGGTGCCACTCTTCCCAGGTAGATGAGAAGAGGACTTAACatacaagataaatatattattgaagaAAGGgctaatgataaaattatataacacaTTAGATTTGGTATATTTCTTAAGAACCTATACGCCACTCCACTGAAAGAATGAGGTTTTAGAGTAGCTTAAGAATAGTTAgctttcatccttttctttgatttctaaaaaattgttctttgttttttgttttttgtttttttagcca encodes:
- the LOC140629589 gene encoding leucine-rich repeat-containing protein 37A3-like isoform X2 encodes the protein MNVEGSFMKVLKARKKSTSTELTIEPEKASSDKNGIGLSAFMNEQLDFNDESDVISALNYILPYFSEGNVEDVESTLLPFIKTLFSNVQDGDKPVGYLKNNTKSPSLEPGPNNSTYKNKLRKLSFLENLLDAEIQEKIDEVKKKEKTAMLIPPGILGPKFKKLETAQGQEKTLPKSKNLRKRWFRKNSVLKGPKDLQKRHYKEVDVQSTQGKQSAQSFVKNMAKERRLSGPSPRELEELHMAQRPRKLVGNSVHTESSFIKEHKAAASSFPKQNIMGKPSASTAPKSLPKVKTKSEDSTYPIVVLEDANARVREMEASRPVSHSGKKYIFHKIRSRIVQRTPKTKKSKKFRKKNSLSNRLMPAQRPPLPAVRSLIDSPSQEAISSSEKRIQENPFPELFTLSEPSKENTTVENTTAQNASEEIISPGSTTVSEQTPPEFTNRRNLSNTYSTTTRDNFVPTVKQTNETQWEYHNLVTDLPPKPTGFSVAKLSSAGDLFEIQLNQQLRSLIPNNDVRRLISHVIRTLKMDCSETNVQLACAKLISRTGLLMKLLSEQQEVKVSKAEWDTDQWKTENYINESTEAQSEQKEQKSSEPTKEVPGYGYNNKLILAISVTVVVMILIIVFCLIEALL
- the LOC140629589 gene encoding leucine-rich repeat-containing protein 37A2-like isoform X1, whose translation is MNVEGSFMKVLKARKKSTSTELTIEPEKASSDKNGIGLSAFMNEQLDFNDESDVISALNYILPYFSEGNVEDVESTLLPFIKTLFSNVQDGDKPVGYLKNNTKSPSLEPGPNNSTYKNKLRKLSFLENLLDAEIQEKIDEVKKKEKTAMLIPPGILGPKFKKLETAQGQEKTLPKSKNLRKRWFRKNSVLKGPKDLQKRHYKEVDVQSTQGKQSAQSFVKNMAKERRLSGPSPRELEELHMAQRPRKLVGNSVHTESSFIKEHKAAASSFPKQNIMGKPSASTAPKSLPKVKTKSEDSTYPIVVLEDANARVREMEASRPVSHSGKKYIFHKIRSRIVQRTPKTKKSKKFRKKNSLSNRLMPAQRPPLPAVRSLIDSPSQEAISSSEKRIQENPFPELFTLSEPSKENTTVENTTAQNASEEIISPGSTTVSEQTPPEFTNRRNLSNTYSTTTRDNFVPTVKQTNETQWEYHNLVTDLPPKPTGFSVAKLSSAGDLFEIQLNQQLRSLIPNNDVRRLISHVIRTLKMDCSETNVQLACAKLISRTGLLMKLLSEQQEVKVSKAEWDTDQWKTENYINESTEAQSEQKEQKSSEPTKEVPGYGYNNKLILAISVTVVVMILIIVFCLIEIYSHRAAPVEDEEGGSRLFFNSLLHKRCSIQRENQGFFWRRRPLWLRDMYRPLNATRKKNMAQKLHDRDSSDEDEIFNKEPGEKGGAPVEKPRAADSAAEDLGEESDSELRTVIVLK